The following proteins are co-located in the Dehalococcoides mccartyi 195 genome:
- a CDS encoding DUF503 domain-containing protein — protein sequence MSLHAGILKLWLDLPENTSLKGKRQIIQPLIRQLQNRFNLSVAEAEEMDRWKTAVIGISCISNSAVVADQLLNKVLAFVTDGGFDVVIRDFQIEIMAV from the coding sequence GTGAGTTTGCACGCCGGTATATTAAAACTGTGGCTGGACTTGCCTGAAAATACCTCGCTGAAGGGCAAACGCCAGATTATTCAGCCGTTAATCAGGCAGTTGCAAAACCGTTTTAATCTTTCGGTAGCCGAAGCCGAAGAAATGGACAGATGGAAGACGGCGGTTATTGGTATAAGCTGTATCAGCAACAGTGCTGTGGTGGCTGACCAGTTACTGAATAAAGTATTGGCTTTTGTGACTGATGGCGGGTTTGATGTGGTTATACGTGATTTTCAGATTGAAATAATGGCGGTTTAG
- the rpsO gene encoding 30S ribosomal protein S15, with protein sequence MDKQEKSLIINEFKKSENDTGSTEVQVALLTARIHQLTTHMIANKHDFHTKRSLLTLVGRRRRLLSYMRNNNGAGYQELIANLGLRK encoded by the coding sequence TTGGACAAACAGGAAAAATCTCTGATTATCAACGAATTCAAAAAGAGCGAAAACGATACCGGCTCTACTGAAGTGCAGGTAGCCTTGCTCACTGCCCGTATTCACCAGTTAACCACCCACATGATTGCTAATAAACATGACTTTCATACCAAGAGAAGCCTGCTTACTTTGGTTGGCCGCCGCCGCCGCTTGCTCTCATACATGCGCAACAATAACGGGGCCGGTTATCAGGAGCTTATTGCCAATCTTGGCCTTAGAAAATAA